From Quercus lobata isolate SW786 chromosome 1, ValleyOak3.0 Primary Assembly, whole genome shotgun sequence, one genomic window encodes:
- the LOC115986290 gene encoding uncharacterized protein LOC115986290 gives MLLINRKRRKKKRKLMMSIYLSRSFPRSNSSFFLCSGNALQSEVLRLREEMFLVDAGLGTPRICMQDEPTGVPINRATRFENKVGSLDVVAGESLIKEQILERFFIDLVAGESPIKERAAARFNDKVGSLDVVAGEPLLLLPRRFRQNRAWMELNKIWRTNTKVKGFIIEKVKGGYSVAIASFITFLPFRPLIRRRISNDRFTIESINPKRTNIVVF, from the coding sequence ATGCTTTTGATCAATAggaagaggaggaaaaaaaaaagaaagcttatGATGAGCATCTATTTGAGTCGATCATTTCCAAGATCTAATTCAAGTTTTTTCTTATGTAGTGGAAACGCCTTACAATCTGAAGTTTTACGCTTAAGGGAAGAAATGTTCTTGGTGGATGCAGGACTCGGGACCCCCAGAATTTGTATGCAAGATGAGCCTACAGGAGTGCCAATCAACCGAGCCACCAGGTTTGAGAATAAGGTGGGATCCCTGGATGTAGTGGCCGGTGAATCGCTGATCAAAGAGCAGATTTTGGAGAGATTCTTCATCGATCTAGTGGCCGGTGAATCACCGATCAAAGAGCGAGCAGCCGCCAGGTTTAATGATAAGGTGGGATCCCTGGATGTAGTGGCTGGTGaaccgcttcttcttcttccacgAAGATTCAGACAAAACCGAGCTTGGATGGAACTGAACAAGATTTGGCGAACGAATACAAAGGTAAAAGGCTTTATTATTGAGAAAGTAAAAGGAGGTTATTCAGTAGCCATCGCGAGTTTCATTACTTTTCTTCCATTCCGTCCTCTCATAAGAAGAAGGATATCGAATGATCGATTCACCATTGAGAGCATTAACCCCAAAAGGACGAATATTGTGGTGTTCTAA